Proteins encoded in a region of the Takifugu flavidus isolate HTHZ2018 chromosome 10, ASM371156v2, whole genome shotgun sequence genome:
- the LOC130533155 gene encoding vitelline membrane outer layer protein 1-like isoform X1, translating to MARVLAAVALLALLSVGLCEEKMFLQRAGTAFNSRSYKSILSVTNGEKFGDWTWPEMCPENFYAVGFSLRVESNQFGMDDTALNGIRLICAQDGDRSFLYYIESHTGYFGEWSHTMYCPSGYLTSFQIRVEPHQGLFGDDTAVNNIKFRCSSNPMLEGPGMSWGEYGQWSQECQDGGICGIESKMEAYQYGLDDSTLNDVRFHCCSVPQKVGGTAD from the exons ATGGCACGTGTGCTCGCTGCTGTGGCCTTGCTGGCTCTGCTCTCCGTTGGCTTGTGCGAGGAGAAGATGTTTCTGCAGCGTGCTGGCACAGCCTTCAACAGCAGATCCTACAAATCCATCCTCAGCGTCACCAATGGAGAGAAGTTTGGAGACTGGACATGGCCCGAGATGTGTCCTGAAAACTTCTACGCAGTTGGCTTCAGTCTCAGG GTGGAGTCCAACCAGTTTGGCATGGACGATACCGCCCTGAACGGCATCCGCCTCATTTGTGCCCAAGACGGAGACAGAAGCTTCCTGTACTACATTGAATCTCACACTGGCTA CTTTGGTGAGTGGTCCCACACCATGTACTGCCCCTCCGGCTACCTCACCTCCTTCCAGATCCGCGTGGAGCCCCATCAGGGTCTGTTCGGCGACGACACGGCGGTCAACAACATCAAGTTCCGCTGCAGCAGCAACCCGATGCTGGAGGGACCCGGCATGTCCTGGGGGGAGTACGGCCAGTGGAGCCAGGAATGCCAGGACGGGGGGATCTGTGGTATTGAGAGCAAGATGGAGGCGTACCAGTACGGCCTTGACGACAGCACCCTCAACGACGTCCGCTTCCACTGCTGCTCCGTGCCACAGAAGGTGGGAGGGACGGCTGATTAG
- the LOC130533155 gene encoding vitelline membrane outer layer protein 1-like isoform X2 → MARVLAAVALLALLSVGLCEEKMFLQRAGTAFNSRSYKSILSVTNGEKFGDWTWPEMCPENFYAVGFSLRVESNQFGMDDTALNGIRLICAQDGDRSFLYYIESHTGYFGEWSHTMYCPSGYLTSFQIRVEPHQGLFGDDTAVNNIKFRCSSNPMLEGPGMSWGEYGQWSQECQDGGICGIESKMEAYQYGLDDSTLNDVRFHCCSVPQK, encoded by the exons ATGGCACGTGTGCTCGCTGCTGTGGCCTTGCTGGCTCTGCTCTCCGTTGGCTTGTGCGAGGAGAAGATGTTTCTGCAGCGTGCTGGCACAGCCTTCAACAGCAGATCCTACAAATCCATCCTCAGCGTCACCAATGGAGAGAAGTTTGGAGACTGGACATGGCCCGAGATGTGTCCTGAAAACTTCTACGCAGTTGGCTTCAGTCTCAGG GTGGAGTCCAACCAGTTTGGCATGGACGATACCGCCCTGAACGGCATCCGCCTCATTTGTGCCCAAGACGGAGACAGAAGCTTCCTGTACTACATTGAATCTCACACTGGCTA CTTTGGTGAGTGGTCCCACACCATGTACTGCCCCTCCGGCTACCTCACCTCCTTCCAGATCCGCGTGGAGCCCCATCAGGGTCTGTTCGGCGACGACACGGCGGTCAACAACATCAAGTTCCGCTGCAGCAGCAACCCGATGCTGGAGGGACCCGGCATGTCCTGGGGGGAGTACGGCCAGTGGAGCCAGGAATGCCAGGACGGGGGGATCTGTGGTATTGAGAGCAAGATGGAGGCGTACCAGTACGGCCTTGACGACAGCACCCTCAACGACGTCCGCTTCCACTGCTGCTCCGTGCCACAGAAG TGA